One genomic window of Peromyscus maniculatus bairdii isolate BWxNUB_F1_BW_parent chromosome 2, HU_Pman_BW_mat_3.1, whole genome shotgun sequence includes the following:
- the LOC121827401 gene encoding TMF-regulated nuclear protein 1, with the protein MPGCRISACGPGAQEGTAEPGSPPPPPREPLPSLQPPPPSPTSTPTPTQSPPLPEAAEAPAEGQELQRWRQGASGGPGGAGPAGGAGAAAGAGGRALELAEARRRLLEVEGRRRLVSELESRVLQLHRVFLAAELRLAHRAESLSRLSGGVAQAELYLAAHGSRLKKGARRGRRGRPPALLASALGLGSCVPWGAGRLRRGHCPEPDSPFRRSPPRGPASPQR; encoded by the coding sequence ATGCCGGGCTGCCGCATCAGCGCCTGTGGCCCAGGGGCCCAGGAAGGGACGGCAGAACCGGGGTCCCCCCCGCCGCCACCCCGGGAGCCCCTGCCGTCCCTCCAGCCCCCGCCCCCATCGCCGACCTCGACCCCGACCCCCACTCAGTCCCCGCCGTTGCCCGAGGCGGCGGAGGCACCGGCGGAGGGGCAGGAGCTGCAGCGCTGGCGCCAGGGTGCTAGCGGGGGCCCCGGGGGCGCGGGCCCGGCGGGGGGCGCGGgcgcggcggcgggggcggggggccgCGCGCTGGAGCTGGCCGAAGCGCGGCGGCGACTGCTGGAAGTGGAGGGCCGCCGGCGCCTGGTGTCGGAGCTGGAGAGCCGGGTGCTGCAGCTGCACCGGGTCTTCTTGGCTGCCGAGCTGCGCCTGGCGCACCGAGCCGAGAGCCTGAGCCGCCTGAGCGGCGGCGTGGCCCAGGCCGAGCTCTACCTGGCGGCGCACGGGTCGCGCCTCAAGAAGGGTGCGCGCCGCGGCCGCCGGGGTCGTCCCCCCGCGCTGCTGGCCTCGGCGCTCGGCCTGGGGAGCTGCGTGCCCTGGGGCGCGGGGCGGCTGCGGCGCGGCCACTGCCCCGAGCCCGACTCGCCCTTCCGCCGCAGCCCGCCCCGCGGCCCCGCCTCCCCCCAGCGCTGA